The Lentisphaerota bacterium genome includes a window with the following:
- the lipA gene encoding lipoyl synthase, whose amino-acid sequence MTEGGGCGGGKPPWIRVRAGQGGASAATRDRLRRHGLHTVCEAAACPNQGVCWTAGRATVLILGDRCTRACRFCNVDKRPVGAPDSSEPARVAEAVRESGLREVVITSVTRDDLPDGGAACWAETVRRIRAAAPGVLIEVLTPDFRGDAAALDAVIAARPDVFGHNLETVPRLYPAVRPQADYQQSLAVLSRAAAAGLIIKTSLMLGMGETADECAQTLRDARAAGCAIFYAGQYLQPSPRHLPVTRFVTPKEFADLQIEARRVGFAFAACAPLVRSSYHEEEQSATVRRMTQMREGWNP is encoded by the coding sequence ATGACGGAGGGTGGGGGATGTGGCGGGGGCAAACCGCCGTGGATCCGGGTGAGGGCCGGCCAGGGCGGGGCGTCTGCGGCGACGCGCGACCGGCTGCGGCGGCATGGCCTGCATACGGTATGCGAGGCGGCGGCCTGCCCGAATCAGGGGGTCTGCTGGACGGCCGGACGCGCAACCGTCCTGATCCTGGGGGATCGCTGCACGCGCGCGTGCCGCTTCTGCAACGTCGACAAGCGCCCGGTGGGCGCGCCCGATTCCTCCGAGCCGGCGCGCGTGGCCGAGGCGGTGCGTGAGAGCGGGTTGCGCGAGGTGGTGATCACCTCGGTCACGCGCGACGATCTGCCCGATGGAGGCGCGGCGTGCTGGGCCGAGACGGTGCGGCGGATCCGCGCGGCCGCGCCCGGCGTGCTGATCGAGGTCCTGACGCCGGATTTCCGGGGCGATGCGGCCGCCCTCGACGCGGTCATCGCGGCCCGGCCCGATGTGTTCGGCCACAATCTGGAGACGGTGCCGAGGCTCTATCCCGCAGTGCGTCCGCAGGCCGATTACCAGCAGTCGCTCGCCGTGTTGTCCCGCGCCGCCGCAGCCGGGCTGATCATCAAGACCAGCCTCATGCTGGGCATGGGCGAAACGGCAGACGAGTGCGCGCAGACGCTCCGTGACGCGCGGGCGGCAGGGTGCGCGATCTTTTACGCCGGACAATATCTGCAGCCGAGCCCGCGTCATCTCCCGGTGACCCGGTTCGTCACACCGAAGGAGTTTGCGGACCTTCAGATCGAGGCCCGGCGCGTGGGCTTTGCCTTCGCCGCCTGCGCGCCGCTGGTGCGCAGCTCTTACCACGAGGAGGAGCAGTCGGCGACTGTGCGGCGCATGACGCAGATGCGCGAGGGATGGAACCCATGA
- a CDS encoding glycosyltransferase family 4 protein, with product MEPMNRVLLITAYPFHPWCGAALRARHTAAALAGLGYGVDVLAPPGGEPPELPGVRVVQTPHIPCIGPMRPDGASARAIYRFLLAVWALALARVHRYRIVHAVGAAWPAARLAARLCGSGLVYEADPQDRRAARRTSRALRRADAVIAAEPEGVDAMRELGRQSRACLIPDIPGTWQQADEAGRLDVRTRLGAAPDTPVLTYVGSFRKFQGVDLVFNALPAVLRDEPRARLVMVGGTPQEIAAARAIISRAGLEQTVAFLGRIPAVDLVQVLGASDILLAPRRTGTQVPMKVLDYLRSGTAVVATDCAANRIALSSACALLVRPDPEALAAGILALTRDPDRRAALGAAGRVRVEREFSFAAFQDGLKRCYAYVLLTGTP from the coding sequence ATGGAACCCATGAATCGCGTATTGCTGATTACGGCCTATCCCTTTCATCCGTGGTGCGGCGCGGCCCTCCGGGCGCGCCACACCGCTGCGGCGCTCGCGGGATTGGGCTATGGGGTTGACGTGTTGGCGCCCCCAGGCGGGGAGCCTCCCGAACTGCCCGGCGTGCGGGTGGTTCAGACGCCGCACATTCCGTGTATCGGGCCGATGCGACCGGACGGCGCGTCGGCGCGCGCCATCTATCGCTTCCTGCTGGCGGTGTGGGCGCTGGCGCTGGCGCGCGTCCACCGCTACCGGATCGTCCATGCCGTGGGCGCGGCCTGGCCCGCAGCCCGGCTCGCTGCGCGCTTGTGCGGCAGCGGCCTGGTGTACGAGGCGGATCCTCAGGATCGCCGCGCGGCGCGGCGCACAAGCCGGGCGCTGCGCCGCGCCGATGCGGTGATCGCGGCCGAACCGGAGGGGGTGGACGCGATGCGAGAGCTGGGACGCCAGAGCCGCGCCTGCCTGATTCCCGACATCCCGGGCACCTGGCAACAGGCCGACGAGGCCGGTCGGCTCGACGTGCGCACGCGCCTCGGCGCGGCGCCCGATACCCCCGTGCTGACCTATGTGGGCTCGTTCCGGAAATTCCAAGGGGTTGATCTCGTGTTCAACGCGCTTCCGGCCGTGCTGCGCGACGAGCCGCGTGCCCGACTGGTCATGGTCGGCGGCACGCCTCAGGAGATCGCCGCCGCCCGCGCCATTATCAGCAGGGCCGGACTGGAGCAGACGGTGGCCTTTCTCGGCCGGATTCCCGCCGTCGACCTGGTGCAGGTGCTGGGCGCGTCGGATATCCTGCTCGCCCCCCGCCGCACGGGAACGCAGGTGCCGATGAAGGTGCTCGACTACCTTCGTTCCGGGACGGCCGTCGTTGCGACCGACTGCGCGGCCAATCGGATCGCGCTTTCTTCCGCATGCGCCCTTCTCGTGCGTCCCGATCCAGAGGCGCTGGCCGCCGGCATCCTGGCGCTGACCCGCGACCCGGATCGCCGCGCCGCCCTGGGCGCCGCCGGGCGCGTACGGGTCGAGCGCGAGTTTTCATTCGCCGCTTTCCAGGATGGGCTGAAGCGGTGCTATGCGTATGTGCTGTTGACGGGAACACCATGA
- a CDS encoding ferredoxin, protein MNNSVTLEINGIPVAVPAGTSILKAARSANIRIPTLCYHPDLKAWAACGICVVRNANSPKLLRACCTEVAPGMKITTHDPDIVAIRRTVLELILSTHPNDCLQCPRNGRCELQKIAADFGIRENPYGSRVERLPQDTSTPSLVLNPEKCIKCGRCALVCQEMQGVWALEFLGRGEKTRIAPAADCTLAESPCIKCGQCSAHCPVGAIYEKDETAKVWNALKNPDLHCVVQIAPAVRVAIGEAFDLPPGSLMTGQTYTALRRLGFKAVFDTNFAADVTIMEESAEFVQRFAHGKGALPLITSCCPSWTDYMEKFAPDFLENFSSCKSPQQMLSALAKSYYAEKMGIDPAKIFMVSIMPCTAKKFEITRSETMRSTGQQDTDVVLTTRELGYMLKASGMDFVNLPKTDADNILGDYSGAGTIFGVTGGVMEAALRTAYHLVTQKELADVKFEAVRGMQGVKEAVVDIQGTPVRIAVAHQMGNVEQVLEAIREDRKAGRKPRYDFIEVMACRGGCISGGGQPLGATDEVRLARTKGLYADDERSTTRCSHHNPHVQEIYRAFLGKPLSKKAHQFLHNPYKRRKVYAK, encoded by the coding sequence ATGAACAACTCGGTTACCCTCGAAATCAACGGCATCCCCGTTGCCGTCCCGGCCGGCACGTCTATTCTGAAAGCCGCCCGGAGCGCCAACATCCGCATCCCCACGCTCTGCTATCATCCGGACCTGAAGGCCTGGGCCGCCTGCGGCATTTGCGTGGTGCGCAACGCCAATTCGCCCAAGCTCCTCCGTGCCTGCTGCACCGAGGTCGCCCCGGGAATGAAGATCACCACGCACGATCCCGACATCGTCGCGATCCGCCGCACCGTGCTGGAATTGATCCTCAGCACCCATCCGAATGATTGCCTGCAATGCCCGCGCAACGGGCGCTGCGAGCTGCAGAAAATCGCCGCGGATTTCGGCATTCGCGAGAATCCGTATGGGTCCCGCGTCGAACGCCTGCCCCAAGACACCTCGACGCCGTCGCTCGTCCTGAACCCCGAGAAGTGCATCAAATGCGGCCGCTGCGCCCTTGTCTGCCAGGAGATGCAGGGCGTCTGGGCGCTCGAATTCCTCGGGCGCGGCGAAAAGACCCGCATCGCACCCGCCGCCGACTGCACCCTCGCCGAGTCCCCCTGCATCAAGTGCGGGCAATGCTCGGCCCACTGCCCCGTCGGTGCCATCTATGAAAAAGACGAGACGGCCAAAGTCTGGAATGCCCTCAAAAACCCCGACCTCCACTGCGTGGTGCAAATCGCCCCGGCGGTCCGCGTCGCCATCGGCGAAGCCTTCGACCTCCCCCCGGGCTCCCTGATGACCGGCCAAACCTACACGGCCCTCCGCCGCCTCGGGTTCAAGGCGGTGTTCGACACCAACTTCGCAGCCGATGTGACCATCATGGAGGAGTCCGCCGAATTCGTGCAGCGCTTCGCCCATGGCAAGGGCGCCCTCCCGTTGATCACCTCGTGTTGTCCCTCGTGGACCGACTACATGGAGAAATTCGCTCCCGACTTCCTGGAGAACTTCTCGTCGTGCAAGTCGCCGCAGCAGATGCTGTCCGCCTTGGCCAAGAGCTATTACGCGGAGAAGATGGGAATCGACCCCGCCAAGATCTTTATGGTCTCGATCATGCCCTGCACGGCCAAAAAATTCGAAATCACCCGCTCGGAGACGATGCGCTCCACAGGCCAGCAAGACACCGATGTCGTGCTGACCACCCGCGAACTCGGCTACATGCTCAAGGCTTCCGGAATGGACTTCGTGAATCTCCCGAAGACCGATGCCGATAACATCCTCGGCGATTATAGTGGCGCCGGCACGATTTTCGGCGTCACCGGCGGCGTGATGGAGGCGGCGCTCCGAACCGCTTACCACCTCGTCACCCAAAAGGAATTGGCGGACGTTAAATTCGAGGCCGTCCGCGGCATGCAGGGCGTCAAGGAGGCGGTCGTCGATATTCAGGGGACCCCCGTTCGGATCGCCGTTGCCCACCAGATGGGGAATGTCGAGCAGGTGCTCGAGGCGATCCGTGAGGATCGCAAGGCCGGCCGCAAGCCACGCTATGACTTCATCGAGGTCATGGCCTGCCGCGGCGGCTGTATCTCGGGCGGCGGCCAGCCGCTCGGCGCAACCGATGAGGTGCGCCTTGCCCGCACCAAGGGGCTCTACGCCGATGACGAGCGCTCAACCACGCGCTGCTCGCATCACAATCCACACGTGCAAGAGATCTACCGCGCCTTTCTGGGCAAGCCCCTGAGCAAAAAGGCACACCAGTTCCTCCACAACCCCTACAAACGACGCAAGGTCTACGCGAAATAG
- a CDS encoding DUF1638 domain-containing protein translates to MNEGPRIQVLACGVLAADLRALAPKIPARLTFEFLPGQLHATPHELRRRLQERIDAVSAAGTADVIAIGYGVCGRGTVGLHARGVPLRVPKTHDCIALFLGSDAAYREQFARCPGTYYVSAGWVQEGMGSASSVASPAERGAGVPGGGGVCPLDDADGLGEHYGSENVQAIRTFMDSWKRNYSRAAFIDTGIGNTHHARIAQAMAQENGWDYEALSGSHAVLAAVLTPTPDPRVCDVPPGMVTAFDAVSRSLIARQPSGAAGARAQPASPPSSAGTTRMRRTGYGLGIDAGGTYTDAAVFDWTERRVVAKAKAPTTHWDYAIGIGGALDLLPPEVLRQVREVAVSTTLATNAIVEGRGQRVGLLLMPPAGDDGLERISHRPVRVVPGRLAIDGTELAPTDLGAAARAARELVATDGVRAFAVTGYASSINPAHELAVMRAVKEATGLPVTCGHEVSALLDYRVRAETAALNARIIPCLEAFLERLQESLCVRGITAPAMIVRSDGSLMNVRTAAERPVETLLSGPAASIAGARFLCDARDALVIDIGGTTSDTAVLHNGAVRIDPDGARVGHWRTHVRALAVRTIGIGGDSEVRQDAHGWHVGPQRVWPVCRLDEAAGADAAAACLDWVQTHAGEEAGSQVICARMPGGANLDGLDERQQAILRLLDAGPMTISRLVHETRCLRQGFLGIELLVDRQRVRFFGFTPTDALHVQGQLAMWNTGYARRYAEAIGAAEQLDAEAVSRRVLDQVEVRLAHELLMTRLADCSGGQRGLDHDHGVLARALLDRGLGRVCDGLGVAFDLGVPMIGIGAPAAFLLPAAAGRLRAEVIIPRDGDVANAVGAITSQVRVERQVVIVPDELGRLHVHGLPGAPTFIAMAEAQAFAEQELTRWVLRLARESGARDPEATLCSDDRIIEAAGGMTVFLSRTLSAVAAGGI, encoded by the coding sequence ATGAACGAAGGTCCACGCATACAGGTGTTGGCCTGCGGCGTCCTGGCCGCGGATCTGCGGGCGCTGGCGCCGAAGATTCCGGCCCGGCTGACCTTTGAGTTCTTGCCGGGCCAGCTGCATGCCACGCCCCATGAGCTGCGCCGCAGGCTGCAGGAGCGGATCGATGCGGTCAGCGCGGCCGGCACAGCCGATGTCATCGCGATCGGCTACGGCGTGTGCGGTCGCGGGACGGTTGGACTGCACGCCCGGGGCGTCCCGCTGCGGGTGCCCAAGACCCACGACTGCATTGCGCTGTTTCTGGGCTCCGACGCCGCTTATCGGGAGCAGTTCGCCCGCTGTCCAGGAACCTACTATGTCTCGGCCGGCTGGGTTCAGGAAGGGATGGGGAGCGCCAGCTCGGTCGCGTCGCCCGCAGAGCGTGGCGCCGGGGTTCCCGGGGGGGGCGGGGTCTGTCCGCTGGACGACGCCGACGGTCTGGGCGAGCACTACGGTTCAGAGAACGTCCAGGCGATCCGGACGTTCATGGACAGTTGGAAGCGCAATTATTCGCGGGCGGCGTTCATCGACACGGGCATCGGTAACACGCACCACGCGCGCATCGCGCAGGCCATGGCCCAGGAGAACGGCTGGGATTACGAGGCGCTGAGCGGTTCGCATGCTGTGCTGGCGGCGGTGCTCACGCCGACGCCCGATCCTCGGGTGTGCGACGTGCCGCCGGGGATGGTGACCGCGTTCGACGCCGTGTCGCGATCACTCATCGCGCGCCAGCCATCTGGCGCGGCCGGAGCGCGTGCGCAACCTGCCTCGCCTCCGTCATCGGCCGGGACAACCCGCATGCGGCGCACCGGCTATGGACTGGGCATCGACGCCGGCGGAACGTACACCGACGCGGCGGTTTTCGACTGGACCGAACGGCGGGTGGTGGCCAAGGCCAAGGCGCCGACGACCCACTGGGATTATGCGATCGGCATCGGCGGGGCGCTGGACCTGTTGCCGCCGGAGGTGTTGCGGCAGGTGCGCGAGGTGGCTGTTTCGACCACCTTGGCGACCAACGCCATCGTCGAGGGGCGCGGCCAGCGGGTCGGGTTGCTGCTGATGCCGCCTGCGGGCGATGACGGCTTGGAGCGGATCAGCCACCGGCCGGTGCGGGTGGTCCCGGGGCGGCTGGCGATCGACGGCACGGAGCTGGCGCCGACCGACCTCGGCGCGGCGGCGCGTGCGGCGCGAGAGCTGGTCGCGACCGACGGCGTTCGGGCCTTTGCGGTGACCGGCTATGCGAGCTCGATCAACCCTGCCCACGAACTGGCGGTCATGCGGGCGGTGAAGGAAGCGACCGGCCTGCCGGTGACGTGCGGCCATGAGGTGTCCGCGCTGCTCGATTACCGGGTTCGCGCCGAGACCGCCGCGCTCAACGCCCGGATTATTCCGTGCCTGGAGGCGTTTCTCGAACGGCTCCAGGAGAGTCTGTGCGTACGGGGGATCACGGCGCCGGCGATGATTGTGCGCAGCGACGGATCGCTGATGAACGTGCGCACGGCCGCCGAGCGGCCCGTGGAGACGCTGCTGTCGGGTCCGGCGGCCAGTATCGCCGGCGCCCGCTTCCTGTGCGACGCGCGCGATGCGCTGGTGATCGACATCGGCGGGACGACGAGCGACACGGCGGTGCTGCACAACGGCGCGGTGCGGATCGACCCCGACGGCGCGCGGGTGGGTCACTGGCGTACACACGTGCGGGCTCTGGCCGTGCGGACCATCGGCATCGGGGGGGACAGCGAGGTGCGGCAGGATGCCCACGGCTGGCATGTCGGGCCGCAGCGCGTGTGGCCCGTGTGCCGGCTCGACGAGGCTGCCGGCGCCGACGCCGCAGCCGCCTGTCTGGACTGGGTGCAGACCCACGCGGGCGAGGAGGCGGGATCACAGGTGATTTGCGCGCGCATGCCCGGCGGCGCGAACCTCGACGGACTGGACGAGCGTCAGCAGGCGATTTTGCGCCTCTTGGACGCTGGCCCCATGACCATCAGCCGGCTGGTTCACGAGACGCGCTGCCTGCGCCAGGGGTTTCTCGGCATCGAGCTTTTGGTCGATCGGCAACGGGTGCGGTTCTTCGGCTTCACGCCGACCGACGCGCTCCATGTGCAGGGTCAGCTGGCGATGTGGAACACCGGCTATGCGCGGCGCTATGCCGAGGCGATCGGCGCGGCCGAGCAGTTGGACGCCGAAGCCGTGTCGCGACGGGTGCTCGATCAGGTCGAAGTCAGGCTCGCGCACGAGCTGTTGATGACGCGGCTGGCCGACTGCTCCGGCGGGCAGCGCGGCCTCGACCACGACCACGGCGTCCTGGCGCGCGCGCTCCTGGACCGCGGTCTCGGCCGGGTTTGCGACGGCCTCGGGGTGGCGTTCGATCTGGGGGTTCCGATGATCGGCATCGGCGCGCCTGCGGCGTTCCTGCTCCCCGCCGCGGCCGGGCGGCTGCGGGCCGAAGTGATCATTCCGCGCGACGGCGACGTGGCCAACGCCGTGGGGGCCATCACCAGTCAGGTGCGGGTGGAGCGTCAGGTCGTGATCGTTCCCGACGAGCTGGGCCGATTGCACGTCCATGGACTTCCCGGCGCGCCGACATTCATCGCGATGGCCGAGGCGCAGGCCTTTGCCGAACAGGAATTGACGCGCTGGGTGCTGCGGCTGGCCCGGGAGTCGGGCGCGCGAGATCCCGAAGCCACGCTTTGCAGCGACGACCGGATCATCGAGGCCGCCGGCGGCATGACGGTCTTCCTCAGCCGGACCCTCAGCGCCGTGGCGGCGGGCGGGATCTAA
- a CDS encoding leucine-rich repeat domain-containing protein, whose protein sequence is MLLAMLGQGDMHVIAEVFTVQDFYLDKEMERNPKDPIAALKRAKNYAAAWGIIYFLREAPALYPGKGYETIIPLYWETLQKIGDPAQATKVVLDKINMSSFLEDLKAYFLAQAAARATGNERRRKRRLVTDDEHGEYLPRERRFDFAALMFGEDAYVDDISFAGRATVTKKDHAGGTVQNGLAQERDGDDADDETALRDGDGLNRAVVVVTVVLTLGLAFAWGWRRLGCGRLSVLVLLFSASGAIGELAETNGYVFTYRVIGDAAVLGAGDGCAVDPKPEGKFTVPQTLGGLPVVALDAYAFAECEELTMLELPKTVTTIGAYTFHSCQKLKTVPLPESVAEIGVGVFFLCSSLEAVTIPPLVKVLPDWAFGRCFRLKTLTMGKAVRSIGNDAFLGCAALTGVTVPESVVSIGDRAFKWCSGLKAVNLEGPVTVIGDEIFAGCVALSDVALPDTLTLIGEGAFRWCSSLRHSTIPERVTGIESGAFYGCRSLSALEIPDAVTEIRHDAFSGCLGLERAEFGDGLTAIGDHAFYECHALSSLIFPSSLTVIQEAAFSRCAGLFFLTLPPRLETLEKRVFRECTGLVSVTLPPALKTIGEAAFEKCANVSSITLPSSVTAVGASAFAGCVSLRTVDLGAVSRIGRGAFSGCESLGTVALPASLTSLGSKAFEKCSRLSTVHYAGDAPTVGADIYALTPDELTSYALPGTRGWKADTSGEWRDRRFHYQASEK, encoded by the coding sequence ATGTTGCTCGCTATGCTTGGACAAGGGGACATGCATGTGATTGCGGAGGTCTTTACGGTTCAAGATTTCTACCTGGACAAGGAGATGGAGCGCAATCCGAAAGATCCGATCGCCGCGCTTAAGCGGGCCAAGAACTACGCTGCGGCTTGGGGCATCATCTACTTTCTACGGGAGGCTCCCGCTCTCTACCCCGGCAAAGGCTACGAGACGATCATCCCGCTCTACTGGGAGACGTTACAGAAGATCGGCGACCCCGCGCAGGCGACCAAGGTTGTCTTGGACAAAATCAACATGTCGAGTTTTCTGGAGGACCTCAAAGCGTATTTTCTGGCCCAAGCGGCGGCACGGGCCACGGGTAACGAGCGGCGGCGCAAGCGGCGGCTCGTGACTGATGATGAGCATGGCGAGTATCTGCCCCGCGAACGCCGGTTCGATTTTGCGGCGCTGATGTTTGGCGAGGATGCGTATGTGGACGACATCTCGTTTGCGGGCCGTGCCACAGTAACGAAGAAGGATCACGCCGGAGGAACCGTCCAAAACGGCCTTGCTCAGGAGCGGGACGGCGACGATGCCGACGACGAAACGGCGCTGCGAGACGGCGACGGATTGAACCGGGCTGTCGTTGTTGTGACGGTCGTGCTGACGCTTGGCCTCGCGTTCGCGTGGGGATGGCGGCGGCTCGGGTGCGGCAGGCTGTCCGTTCTTGTTCTGCTGTTCTCGGCCAGCGGCGCCATCGGGGAGCTCGCCGAGACCAACGGCTACGTGTTCACCTATCGGGTCATCGGCGATGCGGCCGTGCTTGGTGCCGGCGACGGTTGCGCCGTCGACCCGAAGCCGGAGGGCAAATTCACTGTTCCGCAGACTCTGGGGGGCCTCCCCGTCGTCGCGCTTGACGCGTACGCGTTCGCTGAATGCGAGGAGTTGACGATGCTTGAACTTCCCAAAACAGTGACGACCATCGGCGCGTACACGTTCCACAGTTGTCAGAAACTGAAGACGGTGCCGCTGCCAGAGTCGGTGGCGGAGATCGGGGTCGGCGTATTCTTCCTGTGTTCCAGCCTGGAGGCCGTCACGATACCGCCGCTGGTCAAGGTCCTGCCTGACTGGGCGTTCGGCCGCTGTTTCAGGCTCAAAACGCTGACAATGGGTAAAGCGGTCAGAAGCATCGGCAACGATGCTTTTCTCGGCTGCGCCGCTCTGACCGGCGTCACGGTTCCGGAGTCGGTCGTGAGCATCGGTGACCGCGCCTTCAAGTGGTGTTCGGGATTAAAGGCAGTCAATCTCGAAGGGCCGGTCACGGTCATCGGCGACGAGATCTTCGCAGGCTGTGTGGCCCTCAGCGATGTGGCTCTACCCGACACCTTGACGCTGATCGGCGAGGGGGCTTTTCGGTGGTGCTCCTCGCTACGACACAGCACGATACCCGAGCGGGTCACAGGGATCGAAAGCGGCGCTTTCTACGGTTGCCGGAGTCTCTCGGCACTCGAGATTCCCGATGCGGTCACCGAGATTCGGCACGATGCTTTCAGCGGGTGCCTGGGTTTGGAGCGAGCGGAATTCGGCGATGGTTTGACGGCGATCGGCGACCATGCGTTCTATGAGTGTCACGCACTCTCGTCTCTCATTTTTCCATCCTCGTTGACGGTCATTCAAGAAGCGGCGTTTTCGCGTTGCGCGGGACTTTTCTTTCTGACGCTTCCTCCGAGGTTGGAGACCCTTGAGAAAAGAGTCTTTCGCGAGTGCACAGGCCTCGTGAGCGTGACCCTGCCCCCGGCTCTCAAGACCATCGGCGAAGCGGCCTTCGAAAAATGCGCGAACGTGTCGTCGATCACCCTGCCGTCTTCTGTCACCGCAGTCGGCGCTTCGGCATTCGCGGGCTGCGTCAGCTTGAGAACCGTGGATCTCGGTGCCGTGTCCCGAATCGGGAGAGGGGCGTTCAGCGGATGCGAGAGCCTTGGCACAGTGGCACTTCCGGCTTCTTTGACGAGTCTGGGGAGCAAGGCCTTTGAGAAGTGCAGCCGGTTGTCCACCGTCCATTACGCGGGCGATGCGCCCACTGTGGGCGCCGATATTTATGCCTTAACGCCCGACGAATTGACCAGTTACGCTTTGCCCGGGACCCGAGGGTGGAAAGCCGACACGTCAGGCGAGTGGAGGGATCGTCGTTTCCATTATCAGGCATCAGAGAAGTAA